From the genome of Equus asinus isolate D_3611 breed Donkey chromosome 24, EquAss-T2T_v2, whole genome shotgun sequence, one region includes:
- the C24H6orf163 gene encoding uncharacterized protein C6orf163 homolog, with product MIRNSNYTSFVCCAVCNKIIPPAPFGETFKRIHEYKPFKTRFYTHKDILDIGADILKKEKEFQEALLEELIAKAEADIWAQANERQKQAVEKALEEANDRHKIKIQNLEEEHQKSLQEMAAKTKIEMHQHMEDELTREHLAAEQRMVHRIQRIMMECHREKIAAVEKARAEERQKTREAVQDQRRKTVEELVNTGVTALNDQSKNMSYLIREKEHELNVYCSMAQRQKQEEVQEVLQEAEKIHQASLGTVMDKLVNTQGELLSIAKQLGIMTNWKDFLEEELQETRVAFQKYINYTFPKLSPGQADFILPERKKTPSNLIAPADKATLD from the exons ATGATCAGAAATTCGAATTACACAAGCTTTGTTTGCTGTGCCGTTTGTAATAAAATAATCCCACCAGCCCCTTTTGGGGAAACCTTCAAACGGATCCACGAATACAAGCCATTTAAGACACGTTTTTACACTCACAAAGATATACTGG ATATTGGGGCAgatattttgaagaaagaaaaggaatttcaAGAAGCTCTACTCGAAGAACTTATTGCAAAAGCAGAAGCTGATATATGGGCTCAG GCTAACGAACGTCAAAAACAAGCAGTGGAGAAAGCCCTTGAAGAAGCAAATGACAgacacaaaattaaaattcagaatcTGGAAGAGGAACATCAAAAAAGTTTACAG GAAATGGCAGCTAAAACCAAGATAGAGATGCATCAACACATGGAAGATGAACTGACCAGAGAACACTTGGCTGCGGAACAACGCATGGTCCACAGAATCCAAAGGATTATGATGGAATGCCACAGGGAGAAGATCGCGGCTGTGGAGAAAGCCAGGGCGGAAGAGAGACAGAAGACCCGCGAAGCAGTGCAGGACCAGAGAAG AAAGACCGTGGAGGAACTTGTGAATACTGGTGTGACGGCTCTGAATGACCAGTCGAAGAATATGAGCTACTTGATAAGGGAAAAAGAACATGAACTGAATGTCTACTGTAGCATGGCtcagaggcagaagcaggaggaggtgCAGGAAGTGCTTCAAGAAGCAGAGAAAATACATCAGGCCTCGCTCGGAACTGTGATGGATAAACTGGTCAACACTCAGGGGGAGCTGCTGTCCATAGCGAAGCAACTGGGAATCATGACAAACTGGAAAGATTTCCTGGAGGAGGAATTACAGGAAACGAGGGTGGCATTTCAAAAGTACATCAATTATACATTTCCTAAGCTTTCTCCAGGACAGGCAGATTTTATTctgccagaaagaaagaaaacaccttCCAATCTTATTGCTCCGGCGGACAAAGCAACTCTTGATTAG